One Podospora pseudopauciseta strain CBS 411.78 chromosome 5 map unlocalized CBS411.78m_5, whole genome shotgun sequence DNA window includes the following coding sequences:
- a CDS encoding uncharacterized protein (COG:S; EggNog:ENOG503P0V5; BUSCO:EOG09263UQF) codes for MNFTSSLLRTTPRLISSFANSTQPRTFTMAAMQRPAFTERVVKAMQALYPESLADRNWDNVGLLQENFTTPSTATTTSPVVLLTNDLTPAVAQEAISRKASVIISYHPFIFRGLKSITLADPQQRIILLLAQHNIAVYSPHTAIDAAPGGMADWLAQMLSSLPDRTTTISTVTPVDASSLPEKFAGAGYGRKVQLSKPAGLGELVKLYAKGLGGLKHAMVARPKSEGQFMVKTVAVCPGSGESVLAGVKDADLIVTGEMSHHPALKLVMEGKAVISVFHSNSERAFLRDVLKGQLEEELKEVEGLEVLISEEDQDPFQIVDVEDLPSDMRMQTV; via the exons ATGAACTTCacttcttctctcctcagaacaacaccaagactcATTTCGTCCTTTGCCAACTCTACCCAACCGAGAACCTtcaccatggccgccatGCAGCGCCCTGCTTTTACCGAGCGAGTCGTCAAGGCCATGCAGGCCTT GTACCCTGAGTCTCTTGCCGACCGCAACTGGGACAACGTTGGCCTCCTCCAAGAAAActtcaccaccccttccacagctacaaccacctcccctgtGGTCCTCCTTACAAACGACCTCACTCCCGCGGTCGCCCAAGAGGCCATTTCCCGCAAAGCCTCTGTAATAATCTCCTACCATCCTTTCATCTTCCGCGGCCTCAAGTCCATCACCCTGGCCGACCCCCAACAGCGCATTATTTTGCTGCTGGCCCAACACAACATCGCCGTTTACTCCCCCCATACAGCCATCGACGCCGCCCCAGGTGGCATGGCCGACTGGCTTGCCCAGAtgctctcctcccttccagaccgcaccaccaccatctccaccgtAACCCCAGTcgacgcctcctccctccccgagaAATTCGCCGGCGCTGGTTACGGCCGAAAAGTCCAACTCTCCAAACCAGCCGGCCTTGGAGAACTAGTAAAGCTCTATGCCAAAGGCCTCGGCGGCCTAAAACACGCCATGGTCGCCCGCCCCAAATCAGAAGGGCAGTTCATGGTCAAGACAGTGGCTGTCTGCCCAGGGAGCGGGGAGAGCGTACTGGCCGGTGTCAAGGACGCTGATCTGATTGTTACCGGCGAGATGTCGCACCATCCTGCGCTCAAGCTTGTCATGGAGGGGAAGGCGGTGATCAGTGTGTTTCACAGTAATTCGGAGAGGGCTTTCTTGAGGGATGTGCTCAAGGGacagttggaggaggagctgaaggaggtggaggggctggaggTGTTGATTAGTGAGGAGGATCAGGAT
- a CDS encoding uncharacterized protein (COG:T; EggNog:ENOG503P6UR), giving the protein MAQSITEESVRAALTDRLKASHVEVQDMSGGCGQAFTSLIVSPEFVGKNSLKRHRLVNAALKDEIAQIHAWSAKCQTPEEYEKEKAATGGNDGPPLDGTAGGEVTGVSQ; this is encoded by the exons ATGGCCCAGTCAATCACCGAAGAATCCGTAAGGGCGGCCCTCACCGACCGCCTCAAGGCCTCTCATGTCGAGGTTCAGGACATGTCCG GTGGCTGCGGGCAAGCCTTCACATCGTTGATTGTCTCGCCCGAGTTTGTGGGCAAGAACTCGCTAAAGAGGCATCGGCTGGTCAATGCCGCCCTCAAAGACGAAATCGCGCAGATACACGCCTGGAGCGCGAAGTGTCAGACACCGGAGGAATatgaaaaggaaaaggcagCGACAGGAGGGAATGACGGGCCGCCGTTGGATGGGACggcaggaggggaggtgacggGCGTCAGTCAGTAG
- a CDS encoding uncharacterized protein (EggNog:ENOG503NYW6; COG:S) produces MENSRVDELLKSLELLQQSIKTLHQYREAQSNPVQRPRPSSVDWPASTLQRVATISNAPPQSAVTTSARRLTNESPRSRPTLINDGIAKREHSPDFLTLTSPPASRSSSSQSSPSCVIEALPSIEKTEEELVSHLQSIKSTEDGSTSGTIIALADAWERRDELTPANLLTLFETGEGTKYEHTSYQIYEVDRDGVPTQIRPLCLVKGSACPNHGDENGDNRDISVWPVLKTINANGNAVGRISILQEPTPVMLAAAHLTMKDHFDMDELLSHLVTTAGNKGKTKAYLNRSIEPTPLRQRSFFFVFKYYTIIASGHPPTPWQPFDPRPLDHRSPDHIDITECSSILALSLSGPVSSQVKVRAKRKTKSGNLYSTFAPWHLVNIQYFPDDHHSPFPTIRSDGTQKHFLNGPHAFLDALRLEYRDAIKRYTELNESITKLITPPNQFMFDVRLRDKLLFEDSHFTYSRRYFWAYNTLGVINEGIKSMSAAYVNNFTRDFWEGRHPTLWPCASNGGDYLGKLDILRQDLEQAVSELKVVYDRNEATRTEIRSLREQLFSGSSVKESRRAIEQGKNIKILTSVSMVFLPLTFVVGVFSITTLEIEPEDWRFGVTLVGVCVPFFVLILVLQSMDSVRKGWGWVRGLGGRVFGLTGKGKGKREVGGGGGTGFGGDRRHLYHHYQERGIGGGEVRRAQTGFGGEGEGRWFGRGVWKGWGWGWRVPNWRRREESLDLRMEKGEVGREKRVG; encoded by the exons ATGGAAAACTCTCGTGTGGATGAGTTGCTCAAATCATTGGAGCTTCTTCAGCAATCCATCAAAACTCTTCATCAGTATCGAGAAGCGCAGTCCAATCCGGTTCAGCGTCCTCGCCCATCGAGTGTTGACTGGCCCGCCTCCACTCTTCAAAGAGTtgccaccatctccaacgcACCTCCTCAGTCCGCCGTCACTACATCCGCTCGCCGGCTCACAAATGAGTCTCCGAGATCACGGCCAACACTCATCAATGATGGAATCGCAAAGAGAGAACACTCCCCCGACTTTCTCACCTTGACCAGTCCGCCCGCctcccgcagcagcagctcgcaATCGTCGCCGTCCTGTGTCATAGAGGCATTGCCTAGCATAGAGAAGACCGAGGAAGAGCTCGTCTCACATCTCCAATCCATTAAATCAACCGAAGATGGATCCACATCAGGCACCATAATTGCCCTGGCAGACGcatgggagaggagggacgAGTTGACACCCGCCAACCTGCTCACATTGTTCGAGACAGGAGAGGGCACCAAATATGAACACACCAGCTATCAGATATATGAGGTCGACAGAGACGGCGTGCCCACTCAGATACGTCCACTTTGTCTTGTAAAAGGCTCAGCCTGTCCCAATCATGGGGACGAGAACGGAGATAATAGAGACATATCCGTCTGGCCCGTTCTGAAGACTATCAACGCCAACGGGAACGCTGTCGGTAGGATATC AATTCTCCAAGAACCCACCCCCGTCAtgctcgccgccgcccatcTCACCATGAAAGACCACTTCGACATGGACGagctcctctcccacctcgtcaccaccgccggcaacAAAGGCAAAACCAAAGCCTACCTCAACCGCTCCATCGAGCCCACTCCCCTCCGTCAGcgctccttctttttcgtcttCAAGTACtacaccatcatcgcctcGGGCCACCCCCCTACCCCCTGGCAGCCCTTTGATCCCCGCCCATTAGACCACCGCTCGCCGGATCACATAGACATAACCGAAtgctcctccatcctcgccctctccctctccggGCCCGTCTCCTCCCAGGTCAAAGTGCGGGCAAAACGCAAGACCAAGTCGGGGAACCTGTACAGCACCTTTGCCCCCTGGCATTTGGTCAACATCCAGTACTTTCCCGAcgaccaccactcccccttccccaccatCCGCTCCGACGGCACGCAGAAACACTTTCTCAACGGTCCGCACGCGTTTTTGGATGCTTTGAGGCTGGAATACCGCGACGCGATCAAGCGCTACACCGAACTGAACGAGTCGATAACAAAACTGATCACGCCCCCGAATCAGTTCATGTTTGACGTCCGGCTTCGGGACAAGCTCCTGTTTGAAGACTCGCACTTTACCTACTCGCGGCGGTATTTCTGGGCGTATAACACGCTGGGGGTTATCAATGAAGGCATCAAATCCATGAGCGCGGCGTACGTGAATAACTTCACGAGGGatttttgggaggggagacaCCCGACGCTGTGGCCTTGTGCCAGCAATGGCGGCGACTACCTGGGCAAACTGGATATTCTGCGTCAGGACCTGGAGCAGGCGGTTTCGGAGCTGAAGGTGGTGTATGATAGGAATGAGGCCACGAGGACGGAGATTAGGAGTCTGAGGGAGCAGTTGTTTAGTGGGAGTTCGGTCAAGGAGAGCAGGAGGGCGATCGAGCAGGGGAAGAATATCAAGATACTGACGAGCGTGTCGATGGTCTTTTTGCCGTTGACGTTTGTGGTTGGGGTGTTTAGTATCACGACGTTGGAGATTGAGCCGGAGGATTGGAGGTTTGGGGTTACGCTTGTTGGGGTGTGTGTACCATTTTTTGTGCTGATTCTGGTGTTGCAGAGTATGGATAGtgtgaggaaggggtgggggtgggtgagggggttgggggggagagtGTTTGGGCtgacggggaaggggaaggggaagagggaggtgggagggggaggggggacggGGTTTGGGGGCGATAGGAGGCATTTGTATCATCATTACCAGGAACGGGGGATCGGGGGCGGGGAGGTAAGGAGGGCGCAGacggggtttgggggggagggagaggggaggtggtttgggaggggggtgtggaagggttggggttgggggtggagggtgccgaactggaggaggagagaggagTCGCTGGATTTAAGGATGGAgaagggtgaggttgggagggagaagagggttggATGA
- the ASF1 gene encoding Histone chaperone asf1 (BUSCO:EOG09264COX; COG:K; EggNog:ENOG503NXBX) — MSVVTLLGVNVANNPAKFTDKYLFEITFECLEPLEKDLEWKLTYVGSAQSDSHDQELDSLLVGPIPVGVNKFAFEANPPDTKLIPDDELLGVTVILLTCAYDGREFVRVGYYVNNEYESEELQNDPPAKPIIEKIKRNVLAEKPRVTRFNIKWDSEATAPAEFPPEQPEADLVADEEEYGAEELAEEEEAELAEEAAAVGEASGADKDAAMEGVEGENGAVDEEELSDDGSVDIEGESEDDLEEEELDGDAMETDEMEVDKPAVPAAGAPSGAPAPQADAMVH, encoded by the exons ATGTCTGTCGTCACGCTTCTCGGCGTCAATGTggccaacaaccccgccaaGTTCACCGACAAGTACCTTTTTGAGATCACATTCGAGTGCCTGGAGCCACTTGAGAAGG ACCTCGAGTGGAAGCTCACCTACGTCGGCTCTGCCCAAAGCGACTCCCACGACCAGGAGCTCGACTCCCTCCTCGTCGGCCCCATCCCCGTGGGCGTCAACAAGTTCGCCTTTGAGGCCAACCCCCCCGACACCAAGCTCATCCCCGACGACGAGCTCCTCGGCGTCaccgtcatcctcctcacctgcGCCTACGACGGCCGCGAGTTCGTCCGTGTTGGTTACTATGTCAACAACGAGTACGAGTCCGAAGAGCTCCAGAACGACCCCCCTGCCAAGCCCATCATCGAGAAGATCAAGCGCAACGTGTTGGCTGAGAAGCCACGTGTGACTAGGTTCAACATTAAGTG GGACTCCGAGGCTACTGCTCCTGCCGAGTTCCCTCCTGAGCAGCCTGAGGCCGATTTGGttgctgatgaggaggagtatGGTGCTGAGgagcttgccgaggaggaggaggccgagctagcggaggaggctgctgccgtTGGCGAGGCCTCTGGTGCTGATAAGGATGCTGCCATGGAAGGCGTTGAGGGCGAGAACGGTGCtgttgacgaggaagagctcTCCGATGACGGCAGTGTCGACATCGAGGGAGAGAGTGAAGACGAcctcgaggaggaagagctcgaCGGCGACGCGATGGAAactgatgagatggaggtCGACAAGCCTGCCGTTCCTGCCGCTGGCGCCCCTTCTGGCGCCCCAGCCCCCCAGGCTGATGCCATGGTGCACTGA